In the genome of Carassius carassius chromosome 47, fCarCar2.1, whole genome shotgun sequence, one region contains:
- the LOC132130182 gene encoding bcl2-associated agonist of cell death-like yields the protein MDKTLNDHQDDSNTLNEKKKGREETINTHGQHQDQTSPNISPLGRVRLYSESQVYTVSRWQEAEPQDGTSAEENGGTGDGLPFRSRSQSAPAALWKAKKYGRQLKRMSDEFDTWLDQGEVKRVNSQKQTYRGWFSFLWSPKEEEGRE from the exons ATGGATAAAACATTGAATGACCATCAAGATGATTCCAACACattgaatgaaaaaaagaaaggaagagaAGAGACAATCAATACCCATGGACAGCATCAGGATCAAACCTCGCCAAACATTTCTCCTCTAG GGCGTGTGCGGCTCTATTCTGAGTCTCAGGTGTATACGGTCAGCCGCTGGCAGGAAGCAGAGCCCCAGGATGGAACATCAGCGGAGGAGAACGGAGGAACGGGAGATGGACTTCCATTCAGAAGTCGTTCTCAATCTGCTCCTGCTGCACTGTGGAAAGCAAAGAAGTACGGACGGCAGCTGAAGAGAATGAGCGATGAATTTGACACATGGCTCGACCAAGGA GAGGTCAAAAGAGTGAACAGTCAGAAACAGACCTACCGAGGATGGTTCTCGTTCCTCTGGAGTCCCAAAGAAGAGGAGGGCAGAGAATGA
- the LOC132130099 gene encoding RNA-binding protein lark-like produces the protein MVKIFVGNVASATTEDELRALFEKYGAVSDCDILKNYGFVHMDEEEAAQKAVSALHKHEVNGSRITVEYATTKVRNATKIYVGNVPKGVTAGKIKELFQPFGKVVECDIVKNYAFVHMQRESEALEAISKLNNSKLEGQKIFVSVSRSNPSRNGREEDYFPPPPHHYPPHPHHHPHFLPPRQPPRDYYPPRGRLPPPPLPPPPPRAYYERDVYERDPRHDPYAAPSPRFYDRNPYDRFIPPPPRPITPPLAARYYRERSPLGGRRSLLPPPPPPPSSSGFNRGFARISASSAPPPPTAAPSSHYQRYYLGSGFDKDDYLEDKYSNGFSRSY, from the coding sequence ATGGTTAAGATATTTGTTGGCAATGTAGCTTCAGCGACCACCGAAGACGAGCTCCGTGCTTTGTTTGAAAAGTATGGCGCCGTATCCGACTGTGACATTCTGAAAAACTATGGCTTCGTGCACATGGATGAGGAAGAGGCGGCGCAGAAGGCGGTCTCTGCTTTGCACAAGCATGAGGTCAATGGCTCCCGCATCACCGTCGAGTACGCCACCACCAAGGTACGCAATGCCACCAAGATCTACGTGGGCAATGTTCCCAAAGGTGTCACCGCTGGCAAAATCAAGGAGCTCTTCCAGCCTTTCGGCAAGGTGGTGGAGTGCGATATTGTGAAGAATTATGCATTCGTTCACATGCAGAGGGAAAGCGAGGCTCTGGAGGCCATTTCAAAGCTTAACAACTCCAAATTGGAGGGCCAAAAGATATTTGTGTCCGTCTCCCGCAGTAACCCATCCAGAAACGGCCGAGAGGAGGACTATTTTCCTCCTCCGCCGCATCACTATCCACCTCACCCACACCACCATCCTCACTTTCTCCCCCCACGCCAGCCACCCCGTGACTACTATCCACCCCGTGGCCGACTTCCACCCCCTCCTCTTCCACCGCCGCCACCCCGCGCCTACTATGAGCGAGATGTGTATGAGAGGGACCCTCGCCACGACCCGTACGCTGCCCCATCACCGCGTTTTTACGATCGGAATCCATACGACCGGTTCATTCCGCCTCCTCCACGGCCGATCACGCCTCCTCTGGCTGCTCGCTACTACCGTGAGCGCAGCCCTCTTGGCGGTCGCCGCTCTCTCCTGCCTCCGCCTCCCCCTCCACCCTCCTCTTCCGGCTTTAACCGGGGTTTCGCCCGCATCAGCGCTAGCTCTGCACCCCCTCCCCCTACAGCCGCTCCTTCCTCCCACTATCAGCGCTACTATCTCGGCTCAGGCTTTGATAAGGATGATTATTTGGAGGACAAGTACAGCAATGGCTTCAGCCGTAGCTACTAA